A window of the bacterium genome harbors these coding sequences:
- a CDS encoding FKBP-type peptidyl-prolyl cis-trans isomerase, protein MRFKAVLMLAAFVLISGCGNKSMDGDGDGVPDSKDKCPNSPPGCQVDANGCEQPGEAAQRQETRSGEAMQPPPTPVDTPIPQVTGDTVTTPSGLKYIDMKVGDGELPQAGDLVQAHYTGWLTDGKKFDSSRDRGQAFMFPLGMGRVIKGWDEGIASMRVGGRRLLIIPPTLGYGATGAAAVIPPNATLIFDVELLGVQKPASGQ, encoded by the coding sequence ATGCGATTCAAGGCAGTCTTGATGTTGGCGGCATTTGTGTTGATCTCCGGATGCGGCAACAAGTCGATGGATGGCGATGGTGACGGTGTACCCGACAGCAAGGACAAGTGCCCGAATTCGCCGCCGGGGTGCCAGGTGGACGCCAACGGCTGCGAACAGCCGGGGGAAGCAGCCCAGCGGCAGGAGACCAGGAGCGGGGAGGCGATGCAGCCCCCGCCGACGCCCGTTGACACCCCGATCCCTCAGGTGACGGGCGACACCGTGACCACTCCCTCGGGGCTGAAGTACATTGATATGAAGGTGGGTGACGGCGAACTGCCCCAGGCCGGCGACCTGGTGCAGGCGCATTACACCGGATGGCTGACCGACGGGAAGAAGTTCGACTCTTCCCGCGACCGTGGCCAGGCGTTCATGTTCCCGCTGGGCATGGGCCGGGTCATCAAGGGGTGGGATGAGGGCATCGCCTCCATGAGGGTGGGGGGACGCCGTCTGCTCATCATCCCGCCGACGCTGGGGTATGGCGCAACCGGCGCCGCCGCCGTGATTCCGCCCAATGCGACGTTGATCTTTGATGTCGAACTCCTGGGCGTGCAGAAACCTGCATCAGGCCAATAG
- the rpe gene encoding ribulose-phosphate 3-epimerase — MVKIAASVLACDWTRLAEDTRAVVAAGADWLHLDIMDGHFVPNISFGPDIAGAFHRVTDTFLDVHLMLSDPGRYADAFIANGAHSITFHIEAVPDPKPLIARLRDKGIGVGLTLNPDTPLERVTPYLGEVDLILIMSVFPGFGGQKYIESSTARIAALRSAIDAGGHKCLLEVDGGVNLTTCRTVVDAGADVLVVGSGLFGTKNYAETIRRLRS, encoded by the coding sequence ATGGTGAAAATCGCCGCATCCGTGCTGGCCTGCGACTGGACACGTCTGGCCGAAGACACCCGCGCCGTGGTCGCCGCCGGGGCCGACTGGCTGCATCTCGATATTATGGACGGTCATTTTGTGCCCAATATCTCCTTTGGTCCCGACATTGCCGGCGCCTTCCACCGGGTCACCGACACCTTCCTCGATGTCCACCTGATGCTCTCCGACCCGGGGCGCTATGCCGATGCCTTCATTGCAAATGGGGCCCATTCGATCACTTTCCACATTGAGGCGGTCCCCGACCCCAAACCGTTGATTGCCCGCCTGCGCGACAAGGGCATCGGCGTCGGGCTCACGCTCAACCCCGACACCCCCCTGGAGCGGGTCACCCCCTACCTGGGGGAGGTCGACCTGATTCTCATCATGTCGGTGTTTCCGGGGTTCGGCGGCCAGAAGTACATCGAGAGCTCCACCGCACGGATCGCCGCCCTCCGATCCGCGATCGATGCCGGGGGGCATAAGTGCCTTCTGGAGGTCGACGGCGGCGTCAATCTGACCACCTGCCGGACGGTCGTCGACGCCGGCGCCGATGTCCTGGTGGTCGGCTCCGGCCTGTTTGGGACGAAGAATTATGCCGAAACCATTCGGAGACTGCGGTCCTGA
- a CDS encoding carboxypeptidase-like regulatory domain-containing protein: MKHSLRMITMTIVAIALTVAGCSDDDNGSDNFGRVDGTVYLPSSLSASLQPAEGVTVRLSGGDYLETVTTGADGRFGFDDVPVRTMTLALTPGTCLADTQLTVTVVKNDTLTRDVTLRVDAGGDCIPLPYAGAARMEIDEASNRGVLLYDTAVRPRPALAVIDLATGAVGAVEFADLANVYDLAFVTGDVVVFNCFKTGDGYYLRFWNIATMAEHRSDIYYSSEPVQVGGHLAVAPGGGDVFVSHQTRPGLFSFDGQVYCLNVESGDFTDADNWALDGRFGFDSSLVGASVNWPYGLAIDPATSELLVANYNDTVIVAIDLNYWGTFDRTANLTAPIPGVRKIAMSTGQAGYRPLLWAFRGERGVAASPSFGMLGYQSGASSFSGSLVEPSLTLTSGNHHLAINDARGTWYTLVSDPSRPQSSRESVEERSLQTLARIRHFGTRFIETPALDPRAFAVNSQTGRLYVAYTNKAILEIFPLD; encoded by the coding sequence ATGAAACACTCCCTGCGGATGATCACCATGACGATTGTCGCGATCGCGCTGACGGTTGCCGGCTGCAGCGACGACGACAACGGATCGGACAACTTTGGCCGTGTCGATGGAACGGTCTACCTGCCTTCATCGCTGTCGGCGTCGTTGCAGCCGGCGGAGGGTGTGACGGTGCGTCTGTCGGGCGGGGATTACCTCGAGACGGTGACCACCGGCGCCGATGGACGGTTTGGTTTCGATGATGTGCCGGTGCGGACGATGACGCTGGCATTGACGCCGGGCACCTGCCTGGCCGACACTCAGTTGACGGTGACCGTGGTCAAGAACGACACCCTGACCAGGGATGTGACGCTGCGCGTCGACGCCGGCGGCGACTGCATCCCCCTGCCCTACGCCGGCGCGGCGCGCATGGAGATTGACGAGGCGTCCAACCGCGGCGTCCTCCTCTATGACACGGCGGTGCGTCCCAGGCCGGCCCTAGCCGTCATCGATCTGGCGACCGGCGCGGTCGGCGCCGTCGAGTTTGCCGATCTGGCCAATGTCTACGACCTCGCGTTTGTCACAGGCGATGTGGTGGTTTTCAATTGTTTCAAAACGGGCGATGGCTACTACCTGCGGTTCTGGAATATCGCCACCATGGCGGAGCACCGCAGCGACATCTACTACTCGAGCGAGCCCGTGCAGGTCGGGGGGCATCTGGCGGTGGCGCCGGGCGGTGGCGACGTGTTTGTGTCGCATCAGACCCGTCCGGGGCTGTTCAGCTTCGACGGGCAAGTGTATTGCCTGAACGTCGAGAGCGGCGATTTTACCGACGCCGACAACTGGGCGCTGGATGGACGATTCGGCTTCGACAGCAGTCTGGTCGGCGCGTCGGTGAACTGGCCTTACGGGCTGGCCATCGATCCGGCCACGTCGGAATTGCTGGTGGCCAATTACAACGACACAGTGATCGTGGCCATTGACCTGAACTATTGGGGGACGTTCGACCGGACCGCCAACCTGACCGCGCCGATTCCGGGAGTGCGCAAGATCGCAATGAGCACCGGCCAGGCGGGGTACCGTCCGCTGCTCTGGGCATTCCGCGGCGAGCGCGGGGTGGCGGCCAGCCCGTCGTTCGGGATGCTCGGGTACCAGTCGGGCGCCAGTTCGTTTTCCGGCTCGTTGGTGGAGCCGAGTCTGACGCTGACTTCAGGAAACCATCACCTGGCCATCAATGATGCCCGCGGCACCTGGTACACCTTGGTCTCTGATCCGTCCCGTCCACAATCGTCGCGCGAGTCGGTCGAGGAGCGTTCGCTTCAGACCTTGGCCAGGATTCGGCATTTCGGGACACGATTCATCGAAACCCCGGCTCTGGACCCGCGCGCGTTTGCCGTCAATTCACAGACTGGCAGACTGTACGTGGCCTACACAAACAAAGCCATTCTCGAGATTTTCCCGCTGGATTAA
- a CDS encoding NmrA family NAD(P)-binding protein encodes MKVLVIGGTGTVGKQVVRDLQAAGVEVALVTRDEAKAQSIHPNVHVHKGSTLDQAFVRSVFKGYDTVFMLNPSSQTETHEGLMAVNGARLCGVRRFVYMSVQEADSAQYLPHFGAKVPIENVVKTSGMEWTILRPNNFHQNEQWFKSAILDYGVYPQPLGDVGLHRVDVRDISAVAVIALTTGRLNGQMLNLVGPEVWTGPATAELWTRLLGKPIRYIGHDMDAWEVMFRQWVPDWLVFDWRMMYEYFQEHGLKGTPQDIERLTKILGRPLIRFEDYAKETAKAWTSQ; translated from the coding sequence ATGAAAGTTCTGGTCATTGGCGGTACCGGCACGGTGGGCAAACAGGTGGTGCGCGATCTGCAGGCGGCGGGCGTCGAAGTCGCCCTTGTCACGCGGGATGAGGCCAAGGCGCAGTCCATCCACCCCAACGTCCATGTCCACAAAGGCAGCACCCTCGATCAGGCGTTTGTGCGCAGCGTTTTCAAGGGTTACGACACCGTCTTCATGCTCAATCCCTCCTCGCAGACCGAGACCCATGAGGGGTTGATGGCAGTCAATGGCGCGCGCCTCTGCGGCGTCCGTCGGTTCGTTTACATGTCGGTGCAGGAAGCCGACAGCGCCCAGTATCTGCCCCACTTCGGCGCCAAGGTGCCCATCGAGAATGTCGTCAAGACCTCCGGCATGGAATGGACGATCCTGCGGCCAAACAACTTCCATCAGAACGAACAGTGGTTCAAGTCGGCCATCCTCGATTATGGAGTCTACCCGCAGCCGCTTGGCGACGTTGGCCTCCATCGCGTCGATGTGCGCGACATCTCCGCCGTGGCCGTCATCGCGCTGACCACCGGCCGTCTGAACGGCCAAATGCTCAATCTCGTCGGGCCCGAGGTGTGGACGGGGCCGGCGACCGCCGAGCTCTGGACCCGGCTTCTGGGCAAGCCGATCCGCTACATCGGTCATGACATGGACGCCTGGGAAGTGATGTTCCGCCAGTGGGTCCCCGACTGGCTGGTCTTCGACTGGCGCATGATGTACGAGTATTTCCAGGAGCACGGCCTGAAGGGCACGCCGCAGGACATCGAGCGTCTGACCAAGATTCTCGGACGCCCGCTGATCCGGTTTGAGGATTACGCCAAAGAGACCGCGAAGGCTTGGACCAGTCAGTGA
- a CDS encoding DinB family protein: protein MAIMNGIIAELQQEAKTTRRVLERLPDEHWDWKPHEKSMPLGKLAHHVATIPGFFSEAALADSFDVVNFKRVESANRAEVLQRHDQGLAAAVENLGRIDDDLAMGMWSFLREGKPMLTMPRVALIRGLLMNHWIHHRGVLSVYLRLLDVAVPPIYGPSADENPFAR from the coding sequence ATGGCCATCATGAACGGCATCATCGCCGAATTGCAGCAGGAAGCGAAGACCACCCGTCGCGTGCTTGAGCGTCTGCCCGATGAGCACTGGGACTGGAAACCGCATGAGAAATCGATGCCGCTGGGGAAGCTGGCGCATCATGTGGCGACCATTCCCGGATTCTTTTCGGAAGCGGCGTTGGCGGACTCGTTTGATGTGGTCAATTTCAAGCGCGTGGAATCGGCCAATCGCGCCGAAGTGCTGCAGCGACACGATCAGGGCCTGGCCGCGGCGGTCGAGAACCTTGGCCGCATCGATGACGATCTCGCCATGGGCATGTGGAGTTTCCTGCGCGAGGGCAAACCGATGCTGACGATGCCCCGCGTCGCGCTGATTCGCGGACTGCTCATGAACCATTGGATTCATCACCGCGGCGTGCTGAGCGTGTATCTTCGTCTGCTGGATGTGGCGGTTCCGCCCATCTATGGGCCCAGCGCCGACGAGAATCCCTTTGCCCGTTGA
- a CDS encoding SWIB/MDM2 domain-containing protein — MKKAKKAAKKTKKTAKKAAPRKKTAKKAAPKKKTARKPNAAFMKPMQPSEALGAVIGMKPMPRTEVTKKLWAYIKKNGLQDAKKRTMINADSALRTIFGGRSQVSMFEMTKLVSKHLK; from the coding sequence ATGAAGAAGGCCAAGAAGGCGGCGAAGAAGACGAAGAAGACCGCCAAGAAAGCGGCCCCGCGCAAGAAGACGGCGAAGAAGGCGGCCCCGAAAAAGAAAACCGCCCGCAAGCCGAATGCGGCATTCATGAAGCCGATGCAGCCATCGGAGGCCCTCGGCGCCGTGATCGGCATGAAGCCGATGCCGCGCACCGAGGTCACCAAGAAGCTGTGGGCCTACATCAAGAAGAACGGCCTGCAGGATGCCAAGAAGCGCACGATGATCAACGCCGACTCGGCGCTGCGCACCATCTTCGGCGGCCGTTCGCAGGTCTCGATGTTTGAGATGACCAAACTGGTCTCCAAGCATCTGAAGTAG
- the lpdA gene encoding dihydrolipoyl dehydrogenase: MDYDVCVIGAGPGGYVAAIRAAQLKLKTCVIERAKAGGICTNWGCIPSKALLHGAGIMHTLKHAKDYGITINGDIKVDFAQLRAKKDRVIGRLVGGVELLLKKNGVDWVGGEAVFVNANEVSVKLKDGGTRAIKAKNFIIATGARPIELPHLKPDGQSILTYVEALEIDGPPRDFVVIGGGAIGLEMAEVYAAFGSQVTVVEMMPTLLPGFDADLTKAAADIMRKAGIKALTATKVASAQKGKDGRWNLALESADAGAAGKQGDTLVADKVLVSIGLRPNSENLGLEKAGVKLDQKGFIIVDETMRTSARNIYAIGDIVGKKLLAHKASREGHIAAENIAGHNVAMDYRALPGTVFTHPEIATVGLSEEEAKKAGHDVAVGKFPVSVLGRSVATTTNEGLVKIVADRKTDRILGVHIVAPTAGDLIAEAALAIEMDATPEDLAATIHVHPTFSEATMEAAADVHGAAVHVAK; encoded by the coding sequence ATGGATTACGATGTCTGTGTCATTGGCGCCGGGCCGGGCGGGTATGTGGCCGCCATCCGCGCCGCGCAACTGAAGCTGAAGACCTGCGTGATCGAGCGTGCCAAGGCCGGCGGCATCTGCACCAACTGGGGCTGCATACCGTCGAAGGCGCTGCTTCATGGCGCCGGGATCATGCACACGCTCAAGCATGCCAAGGACTACGGCATCACCATCAACGGCGACATCAAAGTCGATTTTGCCCAGCTGCGCGCCAAGAAGGACCGGGTCATTGGACGATTGGTCGGTGGGGTCGAACTTCTCTTGAAGAAAAACGGCGTCGACTGGGTGGGCGGCGAGGCCGTCTTTGTGAACGCCAACGAAGTCAGCGTCAAGCTGAAGGATGGCGGCACACGCGCCATCAAGGCGAAGAACTTCATCATTGCCACCGGGGCGCGTCCGATCGAACTGCCGCACCTGAAACCCGATGGCCAGAGCATCCTCACCTATGTCGAGGCGTTGGAGATCGATGGCCCGCCCAGGGACTTTGTGGTCATCGGCGGCGGCGCGATCGGGCTCGAAATGGCCGAAGTCTATGCCGCCTTCGGTTCGCAGGTCACCGTGGTTGAGATGATGCCGACCCTCCTGCCCGGCTTCGATGCCGACCTGACCAAGGCGGCCGCCGACATCATGCGCAAGGCGGGCATCAAGGCATTGACCGCAACCAAAGTCGCCTCGGCGCAAAAGGGCAAGGATGGCCGCTGGAATCTGGCATTGGAGTCAGCCGATGCCGGCGCCGCCGGCAAGCAGGGGGACACCCTCGTCGCCGACAAGGTGCTGGTCTCGATCGGCCTGCGCCCCAATTCCGAGAACCTCGGCCTCGAAAAGGCGGGGGTCAAACTCGATCAGAAGGGCTTCATTATTGTCGATGAGACCATGCGCACCAGCGCCCGCAACATCTACGCCATCGGCGACATCGTCGGCAAGAAACTGCTGGCCCACAAGGCCTCGCGCGAGGGGCACATCGCCGCCGAAAACATCGCCGGACACAACGTCGCGATGGACTACCGTGCGCTGCCGGGCACGGTCTTCACCCATCCCGAAATCGCCACCGTCGGACTCAGCGAGGAAGAGGCGAAGAAGGCCGGGCATGATGTGGCCGTCGGCAAGTTCCCGGTGTCGGTCCTCGGACGCTCGGTGGCCACCACCACCAACGAGGGGCTGGTCAAGATCGTCGCCGACAGGAAGACCGACCGCATCCTCGGCGTGCACATCGTCGCGCCGACCGCCGGCGACCTGATCGCCGAGGCGGCGCTGGCCATCGAAATGGATGCCACCCCCGAAGACCTCGCCGCCACCATCCATGTCCACCCGACCTTCAGCGAAGCGACCATGGAAGCGGCGGCGGACGTCCACGGCGCGGCAGTGCATGTGGCGAAGTGA
- a CDS encoding glycosyltransferase family 2 protein, with the protein MTKYDTSLRPWLVRRLEQIDRADIVAGIPCYNNQETIGHVVRMVSSGLHEHFPDKRSVIIISDGGSTDDSRELAREAASLPWQERIVTIYRGLPGKGSALRTIFEAADRLDAAACMVVDSDLRSISNDWVPRLLTPVIGHGYDFVAPIYTRYKYDGTITNNVVYSLTRALYGWRIRQPIGGDFAFSGPLARYYMRQDVWDTDVARFGIDIWMTTSALVTGFRVCQARLGVKVHDAKDPAAALGPMFRQVIYTLFALMEQNEMFWKTVRGSEPTEIFGQAGGQEPEPIEVNHAALCRAFREGLDKFGVLWQQVFRAHTFESIRRWAQREDADFRIEIAEWVEVLYELAVVFHQWPANRYKLLEIATPLYNARVASFINETRDLTSEAAEQVVEAQAEAFESGKDRLLELWGSAARPQPILT; encoded by the coding sequence ATGACCAAATACGACACCTCGCTGCGTCCCTGGCTGGTGCGCCGGCTGGAGCAGATCGACCGCGCCGACATCGTTGCCGGCATCCCCTGCTACAACAATCAAGAGACCATCGGTCACGTGGTGCGAATGGTCTCTTCGGGGTTGCACGAGCATTTCCCCGACAAGCGGTCGGTGATCATCATCTCCGACGGAGGATCAACGGACGACTCGCGCGAACTGGCACGCGAGGCGGCCAGTCTGCCCTGGCAGGAGCGGATCGTGACCATCTACCGGGGGCTGCCCGGCAAGGGATCGGCGCTGCGCACCATCTTCGAAGCGGCCGACCGTCTGGACGCGGCCGCCTGTATGGTGGTGGATTCCGATTTGCGCTCCATCAGCAACGACTGGGTGCCGCGACTTCTGACGCCGGTGATTGGTCATGGCTACGACTTTGTGGCGCCGATCTACACGCGGTACAAGTACGACGGCACGATCACCAACAACGTCGTCTACAGCCTCACGCGGGCGCTCTACGGGTGGCGGATCCGTCAGCCCATCGGCGGCGACTTCGCCTTTTCCGGGCCGCTGGCCCGCTACTACATGCGGCAGGATGTCTGGGACACCGACGTGGCCCGTTTCGGCATCGACATCTGGATGACCACCAGCGCGCTGGTGACGGGGTTTCGTGTCTGCCAGGCACGGCTGGGCGTCAAAGTCCATGACGCCAAGGATCCGGCCGCGGCGCTCGGGCCGATGTTCCGCCAGGTGATCTACACGCTCTTTGCCCTGATGGAACAGAACGAGATGTTCTGGAAGACAGTCCGCGGCTCGGAGCCGACCGAGATCTTCGGGCAGGCGGGCGGGCAGGAACCGGAGCCGATTGAAGTCAATCACGCCGCGCTCTGCCGCGCCTTCCGCGAGGGACTCGACAAGTTCGGGGTCCTCTGGCAGCAGGTCTTCCGCGCGCACACATTCGAGTCGATCCGCCGCTGGGCGCAGCGGGAGGATGCCGACTTCCGCATCGAGATCGCCGAATGGGTGGAAGTGCTCTACGAATTGGCGGTCGTCTTCCATCAGTGGCCGGCCAATCGCTACAAGCTCCTCGAGATCGCCACCCCGCTTTACAACGCCCGCGTGGCATCGTTCATCAACGAGACCCGCGATTTGACCTCGGAGGCGGCGGAGCAGGTTGTGGAGGCGCAGGCGGAGGCATTTGAGAGTGGCAAGGACCGTCTGCTGGAACTCTGGGGGAGCGCCGCGCGGCCGCAACCGATCCTGACGTAG
- a CDS encoding glycosyl transferase, whose amino-acid sequence MGDFYQGGVIATFHRLGVTDLPRMERELESITRQRGVTLVLPSLFSELSQPALRNIVEELKGARYLREIVVSLGPCSAEEYRHAREYFSVLPQKTTVMWFHGPRLQALIDLIAAAGLPPGPDGKGKQAWLAYGYIIAEGNSDVIALHDCDITTYTRELLARLIYPVVSLQLDFEFCKGYYARVTNRMHGRVTRLFVTPLLRALTIMVGPRPSLEYFDSFRYPLAGEFSMMTNLARLARIPSDWGLEIGMLSEIYRNCSRKRICQAELCENYDHKHQELSLEDAGGGLHKMAVDIACCLFATLATEDVIYSKGFFNSLRATYRRIAQDMTVRYHGDAMINGLEYDRHTEGQSVEMFTDAIRQAGELMEDDPLGAPQIPNWNRVFAALPDFGDRLLAAVAEDNAGRP is encoded by the coding sequence ATGGGAGATTTCTACCAAGGCGGCGTGATCGCCACGTTTCACCGGCTGGGCGTGACCGACCTGCCCCGCATGGAGCGCGAGCTGGAGTCCATCACCCGACAACGCGGGGTCACGCTGGTGCTCCCGTCGCTGTTCTCCGAACTGTCGCAGCCGGCCCTGCGCAACATCGTCGAGGAATTGAAAGGGGCGCGGTACCTGCGGGAAATTGTCGTATCTCTCGGACCGTGCTCCGCCGAGGAGTACCGCCACGCGCGCGAGTACTTCTCGGTCCTGCCTCAGAAGACCACCGTGATGTGGTTCCACGGTCCTCGCCTGCAGGCGCTGATCGACCTCATCGCCGCCGCCGGGCTGCCGCCGGGACCGGACGGCAAGGGCAAGCAGGCCTGGCTGGCCTACGGCTACATCATCGCCGAGGGAAACAGCGATGTGATCGCCCTGCATGACTGCGACATCACCACCTACACCCGCGAGCTGTTGGCGCGGCTCATCTATCCGGTCGTCTCGCTGCAGCTGGACTTCGAGTTTTGCAAAGGATACTACGCGCGGGTGACCAACCGGATGCACGGGCGGGTGACGCGGCTGTTCGTCACGCCGCTACTGCGCGCGTTGACGATCATGGTGGGGCCGCGCCCCAGCCTCGAGTACTTCGACAGTTTTCGTTATCCCCTGGCCGGGGAGTTTTCGATGATGACCAACCTGGCGCGGTTGGCGCGGATTCCATCGGACTGGGGGCTGGAGATCGGCATGCTGTCCGAGATCTACCGCAACTGCTCGCGCAAACGCATCTGTCAGGCCGAGCTCTGCGAGAATTACGACCACAAACACCAGGAGCTTTCCCTGGAGGATGCCGGCGGAGGCCTGCACAAGATGGCGGTGGACATCGCCTGCTGCCTGTTTGCCACGCTGGCGACCGAGGATGTCATCTATTCGAAGGGCTTTTTCAACTCGCTGCGGGCCACCTATCGCCGCATCGCGCAGGATATGACGGTGCGTTATCACGGCGACGCCATGATCAATGGATTGGAGTATGACCGGCACACGGAGGGGCAGTCGGTCGAGATGTTCACCGACGCGATTCGTCAGGCGGGTGAGCTGATGGAAGACGATCCCCTCGGGGCGCCGCAGATACCCAACTGGAACCGGGTCTTTGCGGCGCTGCCCGATTTCGGCGACCGGTTGCTGGCGGCGGTCGCGGAGGACAACGCGGGCAGACCATGA
- a CDS encoding tetratricopeptide repeat protein has translation MSSAAALPDFDSLWDYSKPAETETQFRALLPAAEQSGDSVYLAELQTQIARTLSLQQKFAEAHALLDEVEAKTARALDSASWERVHVRCLLERGRTFNSAKEKEKALPLFVEAWERARAAGLDGHAVDAAHMAAIAAPAPEVMTWNQKALALAEHSADPKARRWRASLYNNIGWDYFGRGDYDSALVVFEKAVDARVEQKQPVETRFARWCVAKTRRLLGQADTAFALQQQLERETVAAGDDPDGFIDEELGECLLALGREDEARPHFARAYELLHNDPWLSRDEPERLRRMKTLGRVP, from the coding sequence ATGTCTTCTGCCGCCGCCTTGCCGGACTTTGATTCGCTCTGGGACTACTCCAAACCCGCCGAGACCGAGACGCAGTTCCGCGCGCTGTTGCCGGCGGCGGAGCAGTCCGGCGATTCCGTCTATCTCGCCGAACTGCAAACCCAGATTGCGCGCACCCTCTCGCTCCAGCAGAAATTTGCCGAGGCGCACGCCCTGCTCGATGAGGTGGAGGCAAAGACCGCCCGCGCACTCGACAGCGCATCCTGGGAACGGGTGCATGTTCGCTGTCTGTTGGAGCGGGGACGCACATTCAATTCGGCCAAGGAGAAGGAGAAAGCGCTCCCGCTTTTTGTGGAGGCCTGGGAGCGGGCGCGCGCGGCCGGGCTGGACGGCCACGCCGTCGATGCTGCGCACATGGCGGCGATCGCCGCGCCTGCCCCGGAGGTCATGACCTGGAATCAGAAGGCGCTGGCGCTGGCGGAACACTCCGCCGATCCGAAAGCGCGGCGCTGGCGCGCATCGCTTTACAACAACATTGGCTGGGATTATTTCGGACGCGGCGACTACGATTCCGCGCTCGTCGTCTTCGAAAAGGCGGTCGACGCACGCGTCGAACAGAAGCAGCCGGTCGAGACGCGATTTGCCCGCTGGTGTGTGGCCAAGACACGGCGCCTGCTGGGTCAGGCCGACACCGCCTTTGCCCTCCAGCAGCAACTCGAGCGCGAAACCGTCGCCGCCGGCGACGACCCGGATGGGTTCATTGACGAGGAATTGGGCGAATGCCTGCTGGCGCTGGGACGCGAGGATGAGGCGCGTCCGCACTTTGCCCGCGCCTATGAATTGCTGCACAACGATCCCTGGCTTTCGCGTGATGAACCCGAGCGCCTCCGGCGGAT
- a CDS encoding DinB family protein → MPDITRPPLTPTPGFKSKEAGSFFAQMEDQTKRLLDAIADITPEELEWQPAPRMNSIGMLLAHLAGSEVGWALRGFEGYQATNLDEFIRRIEELGFPDDGNGFQHGDGPPEYQRGKDLAFFVGRLNRARAYWRDATAKITDEEMGQDIRELVWDGTYRIYTPRWVMHHIHLHGPHHGGQILLLRHLYRDRNRQPA, encoded by the coding sequence ATGCCCGACATCACCCGTCCGCCGCTCACCCCGACGCCGGGGTTCAAGTCCAAAGAGGCCGGATCGTTCTTTGCCCAGATGGAAGACCAGACCAAACGTCTGCTGGATGCCATCGCCGACATCACCCCGGAGGAACTGGAATGGCAGCCGGCGCCGAGGATGAACTCCATCGGCATGCTGCTGGCTCATCTGGCGGGGTCCGAAGTCGGCTGGGCGCTGCGTGGATTCGAGGGTTATCAGGCAACCAATCTCGATGAGTTCATCAGGCGCATCGAGGAGCTCGGTTTTCCCGATGATGGCAACGGGTTCCAGCACGGGGATGGCCCGCCGGAATATCAGAGGGGCAAGGACCTCGCCTTTTTCGTCGGCCGCCTCAACCGCGCCCGCGCCTACTGGCGCGATGCCACCGCGAAGATCACCGACGAGGAGATGGGCCAGGACATTCGCGAGCTGGTCTGGGATGGCACCTACCGGATCTACACACCCCGCTGGGTGATGCACCACATCCACCTGCATGGCCCCCACCATGGCGGCCAGATTCTGTTGCTGCGGCACCTGTACCGCGATCGAAATCGGCAACCCGCCTGA
- a CDS encoding SRPBCC domain-containing protein, producing MAKGKQHDWTQFELGIFIKARPDEIFTLLSTASGLSKWFLRNAEFAPSAGPPPKAGKVKLPPFPTDESRAENEACRAKDRYLWEWYYDGGLSGEGWILEVRPPTRIRFTFGDRMEVEIAIRKQGPWCEVNLRQWGIPDTPHGRWEMHMGCRVAWAFFLTNLKSVAEGGPDLREVDRARTRQLHLVNI from the coding sequence ATGGCCAAGGGCAAGCAACATGATTGGACGCAATTCGAACTGGGAATCTTCATCAAGGCCCGTCCGGATGAGATCTTCACACTGCTGAGCACCGCCAGCGGGCTGAGCAAGTGGTTCCTGCGAAATGCCGAGTTTGCGCCATCAGCCGGGCCGCCACCCAAAGCGGGAAAAGTGAAGCTTCCCCCTTTCCCGACCGATGAGTCCCGCGCCGAGAACGAGGCCTGCCGTGCCAAGGATCGGTACTTGTGGGAGTGGTATTACGACGGCGGGTTGAGCGGCGAGGGGTGGATCCTCGAGGTGCGTCCGCCGACCCGAATCCGTTTCACCTTCGGCGACCGGATGGAGGTGGAGATCGCCATCCGCAAACAGGGCCCCTGGTGCGAGGTAAACCTGCGGCAGTGGGGCATCCCCGACACGCCACATGGCCGCTGGGAGATGCACATGGGGTGCCGTGTCGCCTGGGCCTTCTTCCTCACCAATCTAAAGTCCGTGGCCGAAGGCGGACCGGACCTGCGCGAAGTCGACCGGGCGCGCACGCGGCAGCTTCACCTGGTGAACATCTGA